In the Orenia marismortui DSM 5156 genome, one interval contains:
- a CDS encoding InlB B-repeat-containing protein — MNKVNNKKMLMLILLIGILFIYTNAGMAAIQPATANVNGTTLTVNYDDLSVSEILFDDADSTDDIITVTAVPLDGFGFSSWQTDSGATIDKYTTATIEVDVAEYQNITPIFKKLYTLNINSNGNGSIIKSPNKAEYLKGEEVTITADPIEGYEFDSWSGDIASGQEESKSITITMDSDKNINANFVQGKITSFEIGPRHIVREIDIREFEFRPESVREGQEVPDDVTISFQFSANAPVLYVVNKNTGELIGDAIAGQGGNINYVSANEKLILTSSFLVTLEKDTEFEIRLGNQSNGPVLATFTIKDSFARPTIDVIVEGHPQYGTLESGRVYYLKEKANLEVDVDAQSDLMSQRYIRGYSSDIGPKSLDVKVELSGFDWKIINSTTNINQELNVNIADQDWRIDDTTPLSDAVNALDNGELEVIAVRMKAYATGARTHADETYYFAIDREDPDAGPGTNPDFENDVEFGIIHNNQLKVTFYDAISGIDPDSIEAQAIKVDDNNDLEEERKFYANYTNGQFETRAMEEEPAILIENDNIIYNEDTQTALLENNYFDEGNYVVRILAEDRAGNGEADPDEIGFTFSVTLNKDKPIINDMALRDDAGNDLGKVISNNSKDGSNLEFTIYNSEELRYQVRPVGGNWTQQTLMELDKKMEHSSQPLTGASGLFSELTDGDYEVIIVADDIELNPDILSYLENIAPNSEADIEEDVKNKLKEHLNLNDTEWEDQYSERMAIKAFRFKVDNTSPEIGENLEYYNSGNDQFEDIANQTISILRPLFRIDMSDDSGLRKSDIEIDINGGFAEVVSITDTYITFRPINSLEDGVQTVTIIAEDRWENAGEPQTFEFEFRGIDDDNLDIFTIDEGAELNVNEASLIEIDFRKDEKNKDLEITENLLKITINYKVIFENGEVQSFDYKVNTFDSDGNGKVERVVIFAKKPIQGISGGPVNIIVSAQKENEYSELYPQELNFTIKGGRKGFGFGRLLIEK, encoded by the coding sequence TTGAATAAAGTTAATAATAAAAAGATGTTAATGTTGATATTATTAATCGGGATATTATTTATTTATACTAATGCCGGTATGGCAGCTATTCAACCAGCTACAGCGAATGTGAATGGGACAACCTTAACAGTTAATTATGATGATTTGTCTGTCTCAGAGATATTATTTGATGATGCAGATTCTACTGATGATATTATAACAGTAACAGCTGTACCACTAGATGGTTTTGGATTTTCCTCATGGCAAACTGATAGTGGTGCTACAATAGATAAATATACAACTGCTACAATAGAGGTGGATGTAGCAGAATATCAAAATATTACACCTATATTCAAGAAATTATATACATTAAACATAAACTCAAATGGTAATGGGTCAATAATTAAATCACCTAATAAAGCAGAGTATTTAAAAGGTGAAGAAGTAACTATAACTGCTGACCCTATTGAAGGTTATGAATTTGATAGTTGGAGTGGTGATATAGCTTCAGGGCAAGAAGAAAGTAAATCAATAACTATTACTATGGATAGTGATAAGAATATTAATGCTAACTTTGTACAAGGTAAGATTACTAGTTTTGAAATTGGGCCAAGACATATAGTTAGAGAAATTGATATTAGAGAGTTTGAATTTAGACCTGAATCAGTAAGAGAAGGTCAAGAAGTACCAGATGATGTGACAATTAGCTTCCAATTTAGTGCAAATGCTCCAGTGCTTTATGTAGTAAATAAGAATACTGGAGAGCTTATAGGTGATGCAATTGCTGGACAAGGAGGTAATATTAACTATGTTAGTGCTAATGAGAAGCTAATCTTAACCTCTTCTTTTTTGGTTACGTTAGAGAAGGATACTGAGTTTGAGATTAGATTGGGTAACCAAAGTAATGGTCCAGTATTGGCGACCTTTACTATTAAAGACTCTTTTGCTAGACCTACTATAGATGTTATTGTTGAGGGGCATCCACAGTATGGAACTTTAGAAAGTGGAAGGGTCTATTATTTAAAAGAAAAAGCTAACTTAGAAGTAGATGTAGATGCACAGTCTGATCTAATGAGCCAAAGATATATTAGAGGATACAGTTCAGATATCGGTCCAAAAAGTTTGGATGTAAAGGTTGAGTTATCAGGCTTTGATTGGAAGATAATCAATAGCACCACTAATATTAACCAGGAATTAAATGTTAATATAGCAGATCAAGATTGGAGGATAGATGATACAACTCCTCTTTCTGATGCTGTTAATGCTCTAGACAATGGGGAGTTAGAGGTTATAGCTGTTAGAATGAAGGCTTATGCTACAGGGGCAAGAACTCATGCTGATGAAACCTATTACTTTGCAATAGATAGAGAAGACCCTGATGCAGGGCCAGGTACTAATCCTGACTTTGAAAATGATGTGGAATTTGGTATTATTCATAATAATCAGTTAAAGGTTACTTTTTATGATGCTATATCAGGTATTGATCCAGATAGCATAGAAGCTCAAGCTATAAAAGTAGATGATAATAATGATTTAGAAGAAGAAAGAAAGTTTTATGCTAATTATACAAATGGGCAGTTTGAAACTAGAGCTATGGAAGAAGAGCCTGCAATATTGATTGAGAATGATAATATAATTTATAATGAGGATACTCAAACAGCTCTTTTAGAGAATAACTATTTTGATGAAGGAAACTATGTGGTAAGAATTCTTGCTGAAGATAGAGCTGGAAATGGAGAAGCTGACCCAGATGAGATAGGCTTTACTTTTTCTGTAACTCTGAACAAAGATAAACCAATAATTAATGACATGGCTTTGCGAGATGATGCTGGTAATGATCTTGGTAAAGTAATTAGTAACAATAGTAAGGATGGGTCAAATTTAGAATTTACAATTTATAATTCTGAAGAGCTTAGATATCAAGTCAGACCTGTAGGGGGAAATTGGACTCAGCAAACTCTGATGGAACTTGACAAAAAAATGGAACACTCTTCTCAACCATTAACAGGAGCGTCAGGGTTGTTTAGTGAGTTAACAGATGGGGATTATGAGGTTATTATTGTCGCTGATGACATAGAACTAAATCCTGATATATTAAGCTATTTAGAAAATATAGCCCCAAATTCTGAGGCTGATATTGAAGAAGATGTAAAGAATAAATTAAAGGAACACCTTAATTTAAATGATACTGAATGGGAAGATCAATATAGTGAGCGGATGGCGATTAAGGCCTTTAGGTTTAAAGTTGACAATACTTCTCCAGAGATAGGAGAAAATCTTGAGTATTATAATTCAGGAAATGATCAGTTTGAAGATATTGCTAATCAGACCATATCTATTCTTAGACCACTCTTTAGAATTGATATGAGTGATGATTCAGGTCTTAGAAAGAGTGATATTGAAATAGACATTAATGGGGGATTTGCCGAGGTGGTAAGTATTACTGATACTTATATTACTTTTAGGCCTATTAACTCTTTAGAAGATGGAGTACAGACTGTTACAATAATAGCTGAAGATAGATGGGAGAATGCTGGCGAACCTCAGACTTTTGAATTTGAATTTCGTGGTATAGATGATGATAATTTAGATATCTTTACTATTGATGAAGGTGCCGAATTAAATGTTAATGAAGCTTCCTTGATAGAAATTGATTTTAGGAAGGATGAAAAAAATAAAGATTTGGAAATCACTGAAAACTTGTTAAAAATCACAATTAATTATAAAGTTATATTTGAAAATGGAGAGGTTCAAAGCTTTGATTATAAGGTTAATACCTTTGATAGTGATGGTAATGGAAAGGTAGAACGAGTTGTAATCTTTGCCAAGAAACCAATTCAAGGTATAAGTGGTGGTCCAGTAAACATAATAGTTTCAGCACAAAAAGAGAATGAATATAGTGAACTTTATCCTCAAGAATTAAACTTTACAATTAAAGGTGGAAGAAAAGGATTTGGTTTTGGTCGACTATTAATTGAGAAATAG
- a CDS encoding transposase: MIRLRQRKSTRLKDYDYSQDGYYFITTCTKNREEVFWGRKNNRIILSLYGEIVMKQWLWLQEQYSYVELDEFIVMPDHFHGILIINNVGNGRDHSLQKNKSLSGLIGAFKTRSSKFIHITGYSGFQWQGSFYDRIIRNEGELDRIRKYIVNNPLNLTLDIDTQLKLSK, encoded by the coding sequence ATGATTAGATTAAGACAAAGAAAGTCAACGAGATTAAAAGATTATGATTATTCACAAGATGGTTACTATTTTATCACAACTTGTACAAAAAATAGAGAAGAAGTATTTTGGGGAAGAAAAAATAATAGGATAATATTAAGTTTATATGGTGAAATCGTTATGAAACAATGGTTATGGTTGCAGGAACAATATTCTTATGTAGAATTAGATGAGTTTATTGTTATGCCTGATCATTTCCATGGTATTTTGATTATTAATAATGTAGGGAATGGTCGCGACCATTCCCTACAAAAAAACAAATCATTATCAGGTTTAATTGGTGCATTTAAAACTAGATCATCTAAATTTATTCATATTACAGGTTATAGCGGTTTCCAATGGCAGGGATCTTTTTATGATAGGATTATTCGAAATGAAGGAGAATTAGATAGGATCAGGAAATATATTGTTAATAATCCATTGAATTTGACTTTAGATATTGATACTCAACTTAAACTAAGTAAATAA
- a CDS encoding S-layer homology domain-containing protein — protein MKKLITSFLALALVFTLTIPAMANPFGDVPADHWAYDAVNKAAQAGLLEGYGDGSYKPGQDLTRYEVAALTARVLEKVETGDAEVNKEVVEAINNLANEFNKELAQIDQKLANSKVVTIFGQTGVEYKDVELEGNGVKDGEDGKSVVYKDPFTKDFDDDDNDYVDASNYDDDDMITAEEYFKHFADFNVNVDKDGMIADLDIKAVGNYFGNYGNDEDGMNESALELDEISGSITTEDFVATIGDEQGLEWKDYLYFNDDDIDGVIFNSENAQIALGKRDEVRDIAVKYDNLLNLPVNAFVGIEDSTDRNVVAGLDTAFNLAGIEFAGEVAANDTDFEGQLARLGMSKDLGFVKLEGNLESTENFTGIKYDTDEDDGFEGTKKGYDVKATTTLDKVELSALYEDYDYAIESESETTLAAEVKEDNPYTIVGVDVFGNYEYALESEEEIRYVEANKDLGAVALTGIYDYDNTDNLADKVVEVAYAPEFNVRGIKLAPTAKVAAIYDIDNNQSINKEAGVDATYAVNDKVTVSGGYAWADKEDRVDDGMEGEFTTAKAGVEYKVTDSASAKINFEKADYVNATNDAEDFNTQSITGGVSIDF, from the coding sequence ATGAAGAAATTAATAACAAGCTTTCTAGCATTAGCACTAGTGTTCACATTAACAATTCCAGCAATGGCAAATCCTTTTGGAGATGTTCCTGCTGATCATTGGGCTTATGATGCTGTTAATAAAGCTGCTCAAGCAGGTTTATTAGAAGGTTATGGTGATGGAAGTTATAAACCAGGACAAGACTTAACACGTTATGAAGTAGCTGCTTTAACAGCTAGAGTGTTAGAAAAAGTTGAAACAGGAGATGCAGAAGTAAATAAAGAAGTTGTAGAAGCAATTAACAACTTAGCCAATGAATTTAATAAAGAGTTAGCTCAAATTGATCAAAAATTAGCTAATTCAAAAGTGGTAACAATTTTTGGACAAACTGGAGTAGAATATAAAGACGTAGAATTAGAAGGTAATGGAGTTAAAGATGGTGAAGATGGAAAATCAGTTGTGTATAAAGATCCATTTACAAAAGACTTTGATGATGATGACAATGACTATGTAGATGCAAGCAATTATGATGATGATGATATGATTACTGCTGAAGAATACTTTAAGCATTTTGCTGATTTTAATGTAAATGTTGATAAAGATGGAATGATTGCTGATTTAGATATTAAAGCTGTTGGAAATTACTTTGGTAATTATGGAAATGACGAAGATGGAATGAATGAATCTGCTTTAGAATTAGATGAAATTTCTGGTTCTATTACTACAGAAGACTTTGTTGCAACAATTGGTGATGAACAAGGTTTAGAGTGGAAAGACTATCTATACTTCAATGATGATGATATTGATGGTGTAATCTTTAATTCAGAAAATGCTCAAATTGCATTAGGTAAACGTGATGAAGTAAGAGATATCGCTGTTAAATATGATAATCTATTAAACTTACCTGTAAATGCCTTTGTAGGTATTGAAGATTCAACAGATAGAAATGTTGTTGCTGGATTAGATACAGCATTTAATTTAGCTGGTATTGAGTTTGCTGGAGAGGTTGCTGCAAATGATACAGACTTTGAAGGTCAATTAGCTAGATTAGGAATGAGTAAAGACTTAGGATTTGTGAAATTAGAAGGTAATCTAGAATCAACTGAAAACTTCACAGGTATTAAATATGATACAGATGAAGATGATGGTTTTGAAGGTACTAAGAAGGGTTATGATGTAAAAGCTACTACAACATTAGATAAGGTAGAATTATCTGCACTATATGAAGATTATGATTATGCTATAGAAAGTGAATCAGAAACTACTTTAGCTGCTGAAGTTAAAGAAGATAATCCTTATACAATTGTTGGTGTAGATGTATTTGGTAACTATGAATATGCATTAGAATCTGAAGAAGAAATCAGATATGTAGAAGCTAATAAGGACTTAGGTGCTGTTGCTTTAACTGGTATCTATGATTATGATAATACTGATAACTTAGCAGATAAAGTGGTAGAAGTAGCTTATGCCCCAGAATTTAATGTAAGAGGAATTAAGTTAGCTCCAACTGCTAAAGTTGCTGCAATTTATGATATTGATAATAACCAATCAATTAATAAAGAAGCTGGTGTAGATGCTACTTATGCAGTAAATGATAAAGTAACTGTAAGTGGTGGATATGCTTGGGCTGATAAAGAAGATAGAGTAGATGATGGAATGGAAGGCGAATTTACTACAGCTAAAGCAGGAGTAGAGTATAAGGTAACAGATTCTGCTTCAGCTAAAATTAACTTTGAAAAAGCTGATTATGTAAATGCTACAAATGATGCTGAAGACTTTAATACTCAAAGTATTACTGGTGGAGTAAGCATTGACTTCTAA
- a CDS encoding IS3 family transposase, producing MISELSHKYTVKILCNISGVSRSGYYKWIKRQKTITTKDLEDNKIKEIIKKVYKDYNGRYGDRRITTVLKNDFKININHKRVYRLMKVLGLKSKIRKKKKYFGSKKDIIESPNILNRNFKAEKPNQKWVTDITYLKFNNKTLYLSTILDLFNNEIVSYQITSNNDIELVMNTVNNAINKRKLSQTILHSDQGHQYTSKYYNSELSKCDIKLSMSRKGNCLDNAAMESFFSHLKCELMYINDFKTESEVIDSISDYIYFYNYKRFQKRLNNMAPVEYRSHMTTGVAF from the coding sequence ATAATTAGTGAACTTAGTCATAAATATACCGTTAAAATATTATGTAATATCTCAGGTGTTTCTAGATCAGGGTATTATAAATGGATTAAAAGACAAAAGACTATTACCACTAAGGATTTGGAAGATAACAAAATTAAAGAAATAATTAAAAAGGTTTATAAAGATTATAATGGTAGATATGGAGATAGAAGAATTACAACTGTACTTAAAAATGATTTTAAAATAAACATTAATCATAAAAGGGTTTATAGATTAATGAAAGTATTAGGTTTAAAATCAAAAATTAGAAAAAAGAAAAAATATTTTGGTAGTAAAAAAGATATAATTGAAAGTCCTAATATTTTAAATAGAAATTTTAAGGCTGAAAAACCAAATCAAAAATGGGTCACAGATATAACCTATTTAAAATTTAATAATAAAACATTATACTTATCCACTATCCTTGATTTATTTAATAATGAAATTGTTTCTTATCAAATAACTTCAAATAACGATATTGAATTAGTTATGAATACTGTAAATAATGCTATTAATAAAAGAAAACTAAGTCAAACTATATTGCATAGCGACCAAGGACACCAATATACATCAAAATATTATAATAGTGAACTGAGTAAATGTGATATAAAGTTAAGTATGTCCAGAAAAGGAAACTGTTTAGATAATGCAGCTATGGAGAGTTTCTTTAGCCATCTAAAGTGTGAATTAATGTATATAAATGACTTTAAAACTGAATCGGAAGTTATAGATTCTATATCAGATTATATCTATTTTTATAATTACAAACGGTTTCAAAAAAGATTAAATAATATGGCTCCTGTAGAATACAGAAGCCATATGACCACAGGTGTAGCTTTTTAA
- a CDS encoding helix-turn-helix domain-containing protein, which translates to MAKNYTKDFKLKVVKIYLKGKMGYRTIKRRFDIGSTSTIRNWVKNYRLNGEKGLENKMRTRKNKSKKDSSEEEILRLKAENDYLKKLLNIESRDIPKL; encoded by the coding sequence ATGGCTAAAAATTATACTAAAGACTTTAAATTAAAAGTTGTTAAGATATATTTAAAAGGAAAAATGGGTTATAGAACAATTAAAAGAAGGTTTGATATAGGATCTACTTCTACTATTAGAAATTGGGTTAAAAATTATAGATTAAATGGTGAAAAAGGTTTAGAGAATAAGATGAGAACAAGAAAAAATAAATCTAAGAAAGACTCATCAGAAGAAGAAATTTTAAGACTGAAAGCAGAAAATGATTATTTAAAGAAGTTATTAAATATCGAGAGTAGGGATATCCCAAAGCTCTAA
- a CDS encoding RuvC family protein yields MLIGIDPGKDKCGIAVVDSDLNIIFKEVIATNQLLSKLKVLKDKYQAKEVVLGDGTKSQEVESDLHQLFKEVNVVNEAYSTLEARKYYWKDNPPKGWRRLIPTSMQTPLEPVDDYVAVILIFRYLENKI; encoded by the coding sequence ATGTTAATTGGAATTGATCCTGGTAAAGATAAATGTGGAATAGCAGTAGTAGATAGTGATTTAAATATAATTTTTAAAGAGGTAATAGCAACTAATCAGTTACTATCTAAACTAAAGGTACTCAAAGATAAATATCAAGCTAAAGAAGTAGTCTTAGGTGATGGTACTAAAAGTCAAGAGGTAGAATCTGATCTACATCAATTATTCAAAGAAGTTAATGTAGTAAATGAAGCATATTCTACTTTAGAAGCTCGTAAATATTATTGGAAAGATAATCCCCCCAAAGGCTGGAGGCGGTTAATTCCTACTTCTATGCAAACCCCTTTAGAGCCAGTTGATGATTATGTTGCTGTTATATTAATTTTTAGGTATTTAGAGAACAAGATTTAG
- a CDS encoding DUF3084 domain-containing protein yields the protein MYGIKLLLALVVISGIIAYVGDKIGMKVGKKRLSLFGLRPKYTSIIITVTTGILIALTSLILLMAASEDVRMALFDMEAMLERLSYLNQSLSTKNKELADLRTDIDDKVSSLVLLREDKQSLEKNLSNLKSEYQVVEDKKLKLESKVEKLNLQKEALTKQVDNLAYNISLFGKRYLSSLTEDIIYNKGDILATKSVNLQQSKSKIKNEVDQLLETANTLAINNGIKEEANNFVLDYNQQELDKVLEILNNKDDKAVLRLIVAKNTLKNESVAINFDLYQDYRVYQKGEVILEGNLSLSNKLSKLEEELSEVLDTLHQKSIEDGMLTDNKRKTRGFSLSVVSSILTQVSATEEIRNFRIIAIDDIWRSDNLNDKIDIRLIGD from the coding sequence ATGTATGGTATAAAACTGCTGTTAGCTCTAGTTGTTATTTCAGGAATAATTGCTTATGTTGGTGATAAGATTGGAATGAAGGTTGGAAAGAAGAGATTATCTCTTTTTGGATTAAGACCTAAATATACCTCAATTATTATTACTGTAACTACGGGAATATTAATTGCCTTAACCTCATTAATCTTATTAATGGCTGCATCTGAAGATGTTAGAATGGCCTTATTTGATATGGAGGCCATGCTGGAAAGATTATCTTATTTAAATCAAAGCTTATCAACTAAAAATAAAGAACTAGCTGATTTGCGTACTGATATTGATGATAAAGTTAGTAGTTTAGTCTTATTAAGAGAAGATAAGCAAAGTTTAGAAAAGAATCTATCTAATTTAAAGTCTGAATATCAAGTTGTTGAAGATAAGAAGTTAAAGTTAGAATCAAAGGTGGAGAAATTAAATCTACAGAAAGAAGCTTTGACCAAACAAGTAGATAATTTGGCTTATAATATTAGTCTTTTTGGGAAAAGATACTTATCATCCTTAACAGAAGATATAATTTATAATAAAGGTGATATCCTAGCTACTAAATCTGTTAATCTACAACAATCTAAATCTAAAATTAAAAATGAAGTTGATCAACTTTTAGAAACTGCAAATACTTTAGCTATAAATAATGGAATTAAAGAAGAAGCAAATAACTTTGTCCTTGATTATAATCAACAAGAACTTGATAAGGTTCTAGAAATTTTAAATAATAAGGATGATAAAGCTGTTCTTAGATTAATAGTAGCTAAGAATACATTAAAAAATGAAAGTGTAGCTATTAATTTTGATTTATACCAAGATTATAGAGTCTATCAAAAAGGAGAAGTTATTTTAGAAGGTAATTTAAGTTTATCTAACAAATTATCTAAGCTAGAAGAAGAGTTAAGTGAAGTATTAGATACTCTTCATCAGAAATCTATTGAGGATGGCATGTTGACTGATAACAAGAGAAAAACCAGAGGATTTAGTTTAAGTGTAGTTTCTTCTATATTAACTCAAGTATCAGCAACAGAGGAAATAAGAAATTTTAGGATTATTGCGATAGATGATATTTGGCGTAGTGATAACCTAAATGATAAAATTGATATCAGATTAATAGGTGATTGA
- a CDS encoding LptF/LptG family permease — protein MKIIYRYLLKELIQPFLFGVFAFTSIFVGTDVLISLAKMMSKYGVPLLTTIKLFFLSLPQIVVWTFPMSMLLATLLSFGRLSGDSEITALKAGGISFIRLVTPVLIVGLLVSGLSIYFSNNLVPASMNIYEDTVWKLKHGKARPKTQNNLRISPVDNKTNKLDYVLTADKFDGNTQTLKGVTWQDYDNGNLVMIIQAKRAEWLEEKWIFMDGIIYTITQDGQVPQTRFNKFNMIENLNRTPEQISRNQKEPEEMTISELREHIDLMEEEGRNVNSLKVSYYQRYAIPFACFIFALLGAPLGLKPNRSGSSIGLGLSIIVIFIYYTIMTVGGSLGEAGTIPAWLGAWMQNIIFTIVGISLLYKASR, from the coding sequence ATGAAGATTATTTATAGATATTTATTAAAGGAGCTAATTCAGCCTTTTCTTTTTGGTGTATTTGCTTTTACTAGTATATTTGTGGGAACCGATGTTTTAATTAGCTTAGCTAAAATGATGTCTAAATATGGTGTTCCGCTTTTAACAACAATTAAGCTATTTTTCTTAAGTCTTCCTCAAATTGTTGTATGGACATTTCCAATGTCTATGTTATTAGCCACCTTACTGTCTTTTGGTAGACTATCAGGAGATAGTGAAATTACTGCACTGAAAGCAGGAGGAATTAGTTTTATTAGGTTAGTAACTCCAGTATTAATTGTAGGACTATTGGTTAGTGGCTTAAGTATTTATTTTAGTAATAATTTAGTTCCAGCTAGTATGAATATTTATGAGGATACTGTATGGAAGTTAAAGCACGGAAAAGCAAGACCAAAAACTCAAAATAATTTAAGAATATCACCGGTTGATAATAAAACAAACAAATTAGATTATGTCTTAACAGCAGATAAGTTTGATGGAAATACTCAAACCTTAAAAGGGGTAACCTGGCAAGATTATGATAATGGTAATTTAGTTATGATTATTCAGGCTAAAAGAGCTGAATGGTTAGAGGAAAAGTGGATTTTTATGGATGGAATTATATATACAATTACTCAGGATGGACAAGTTCCTCAAACTAGATTTAATAAATTTAATATGATAGAGAATTTAAATCGTACTCCAGAACAGATTTCACGGAATCAAAAAGAGCCAGAAGAGATGACAATTAGTGAATTAAGAGAGCATATTGATTTAATGGAAGAAGAAGGTCGTAATGTTAATAGCTTAAAGGTATCTTATTATCAAAGATATGCTATTCCTTTTGCTTGTTTTATCTTTGCTTTATTGGGTGCCCCTCTAGGATTAAAACCTAATCGCTCGGGATCTTCTATTGGGTTAGGATTGAGTATAATTGTTATTTTTATTTATTATACTATTATGACAGTTGGAGGTTCTTTAGGTGAAGCAGGTACTATACCAGCGTGGTTAGGAGCATGGATGCAAAATATTATCTTTACTATTGTTGGTATTTCATTATTGTATAAAGCTTCAAGATAG
- the lptB gene encoding LPS export ABC transporter ATP-binding protein: MAIKAENLVKTYNKKDVVKGVSFSVDKGEIVGILGPNGAGKTTTFYMVVGLVSPNGGNIKLEQDDITRLPMHQRARKGIGYLAQEASVFRKLTVEENIMAILEMIDRKEDNKQILESLLEEFDIEHIRKQKGYMLSGGERRRVEIARSLATDPDYILLDEPFAGVDPIAVSDIQNIVSHLKNRGLGVLITDHSVRETLEITDRAYIMHQGKILLSGTSEEIANSETAKKFYLGEKFQM, from the coding sequence ATGGCGATAAAGGCAGAGAACTTGGTAAAAACTTATAATAAAAAAGATGTAGTTAAGGGAGTGAGTTTTTCTGTGGATAAGGGTGAAATTGTTGGTATTCTAGGCCCTAATGGAGCAGGAAAGACTACAACTTTTTACATGGTAGTAGGCTTGGTAAGTCCTAATGGAGGAAATATTAAATTAGAGCAGGATGACATTACTCGTCTACCTATGCACCAGCGTGCTAGAAAGGGTATTGGTTATTTGGCTCAAGAAGCATCTGTATTTAGAAAATTAACAGTAGAAGAGAATATAATGGCTATTTTAGAGATGATTGATCGTAAAGAAGATAATAAGCAGATTTTAGAATCTTTATTAGAAGAATTTGATATTGAGCATATCCGTAAACAGAAAGGCTATATGTTATCTGGTGGAGAAAGAAGAAGGGTAGAGATCGCTAGATCATTAGCAACAGATCCCGATTATATCTTATTGGATGAACCCTTTGCAGGAGTAGATCCAATTGCTGTAAGTGATATACAAAATATCGTTTCTCATCTTAAGAATAGAGGATTAGGAGTTTTAATAACAGACCATAGTGTAAGAGAAACATTAGAAATTACTGATAGAGCATATATTATGCATCAAGGTAAAATACTATTATCAGGTACTTCAGAAGAAATAGCTAATAGTGAAACGGCTAAGAAGTTCTATCTAGGCGAGAAATTCCAGATGTGA
- a CDS encoding LptA/OstA family protein produces the protein MKNNLLILSIVILALFVGTAVIVANEKGIVLTSDELVVDDLKSEIIASGDVVIEKGDIKLSAPKLIAKEELRELTLTGGVTIEQEVNKMTGKQLNFNNQSNQGSLIGDPRLESETAIITGNRFEFDLNKEELVVYDGAHIVDNEESFNADANKLYYYQKKDQVVLVGDVRAVRNDQKMNAEKIIINLKTKKMIAKGKTKLVVPNTKKGD, from the coding sequence ATGAAAAATAATCTTTTAATTTTGAGTATAGTTATCTTAGCTTTATTTGTAGGAACAGCTGTGATAGTTGCTAATGAAAAGGGAATAGTATTAACATCTGATGAACTAGTTGTAGATGATTTGAAGTCAGAAATTATAGCTTCTGGAGATGTAGTAATTGAAAAAGGAGATATTAAATTATCAGCTCCAAAATTAATTGCTAAGGAAGAATTAAGAGAGTTAACTTTAACTGGTGGAGTTACTATTGAACAAGAAGTAAATAAGATGACAGGTAAACAGTTGAACTTTAATAATCAATCTAATCAAGGAAGCTTAATAGGTGATCCTAGACTTGAAAGTGAAACTGCTATAATAACGGGAAATAGATTTGAATTTGATTTAAATAAAGAAGAGTTGGTCGTTTATGATGGAGCTCATATAGTAGATAATGAAGAATCATTTAATGCAGATGCAAATAAATTATATTATTATCAAAAGAAAGATCAAGTTGTTTTAGTCGGAGATGTACGTGCAGTCCGTAATGATCAAAAGATGAATGCAGAAAAGATCATTATTAATCTTAAGACTAAAAAAATGATTGCTAAAGGGAAAACTAAATTAGTTGTACCTAATACTAAAAAGGGTGATTAA